A genomic window from Streptomyces sp. WMMC940 includes:
- a CDS encoding dTDP-4-dehydrorhamnose 3,5-epimerase family protein, with protein MKARALTVEGAIEFTPRVFPDDRGKFVSPYQEQAFTEAHGAPLFHVAQTNHSVSRRGVVRGIHYTVTPPGTAKYVHCSRGSALDIVVDIRVGSPTFGRWDAVLMDQRDHRASFIPVGVGHAFLALEDDTVMSYMLSESYVAENELSLSVLDPALALPITTDTEPILSERDRAAITLAEAQRQGLLPDYARCRQIESGRLAPAKPVP; from the coding sequence GTGAAAGCACGCGCACTCACCGTCGAGGGAGCAATCGAGTTCACCCCCCGCGTCTTTCCCGACGACAGGGGCAAGTTCGTCTCGCCCTACCAGGAGCAGGCGTTCACCGAAGCCCACGGCGCTCCGCTCTTCCACGTCGCGCAGACCAACCACAGCGTGTCCCGGCGCGGCGTCGTACGCGGCATCCACTACACGGTGACGCCACCGGGTACCGCGAAGTACGTCCACTGCTCCCGCGGCAGTGCGCTGGACATCGTCGTCGACATCAGGGTCGGCTCACCCACGTTCGGCCGCTGGGACGCGGTACTGATGGACCAGCGCGACCACCGGGCCAGCTTCATTCCCGTGGGAGTGGGCCACGCGTTCCTGGCGCTGGAGGACGACACCGTCATGTCGTACATGCTCTCCGAGAGCTACGTCGCCGAGAACGAACTCTCCCTCTCCGTCCTCGACCCGGCCCTCGCACTGCCGATCACCACGGACACCGAACCGATCCTCTCCGAGCGCGACCGCGCGGCGATCACCCTCGCCGAGGCGCAGCGGCAGGGTCTGCTCCCGGACTACGCCCGCTGCCGGCAGATCGAGAGCGGGCGGCTCGCGCCGGCGAAACCCGTGCCGTGA